Genomic DNA from Garra rufa chromosome 18, GarRuf1.0, whole genome shotgun sequence:
gttacaatttatatactttatatactagctttgtgtgtactctgtttagagattaaaaagtatataaattgtaaatgttttttggaaaataaccaatcgtttcgctagacaagacccttcttcctcggccgggatcatttagagcactttgaagctgcatttaaactgcattttggaagttcaaactcaggggcaccatagaagtccattatatggagagaaatcctgaaatgttttcctcaaaaaaacactatttctttacaactgaagaaagaaagacatgaacatcttggatgacaagggggtgagtacattatctgtaaatttgtgttctgaaagtgaactactcctttaataaaaactagaattaaaatgaaaactcaatCTGAGTCTAACTCAATCAATCAAAAACTCTATGAAAGAAttatataatactaaaatatcaCTGCATTTGACATATGTATAATGTCATTTACTAAAAATCTAGACATATTGCACAGCTTATTACTTAAAAATGCTTGATGAATGTCTTGGACTGCTACAACTGTGAAACTTGTGTTCTGTACATCTATCTGCTCTATCGTGGTTTTTACAGTCATACCAGTTTTCCCCCAGCAAACAGCGCCATCTTGGTGGAGTTGGAGTGGAGGCAGATTTGATGCTCGCCTGGTGTGTGGGAAGTGAAGGTGAAACGGCCATCTGAGCCGTACTGACGGGACAGAATGATCTGAAAAATACAGAGAGAATGTAAAAACTACTTCACAGAAGTAAATTGGTAtccaaatatattattttaaaatataaccatattaattgttatatagaaaacatacactaccagttttctattttaaaatgtaatttattccagaattttcacatgatcagaaatcattctaatattctgatttgctggtcaaaaaacatatattaatattattgttgaaaacagctgagtacttttttttatgaatagaaagttcagaagaacagcatttatccgaaatagaaatagtttgtaacattgtaaatgctttatcaccacttttgatcaatttacagcatccttgctaaataaaagtattaatttctataatttctttcccaaaaaataaaaaaaatactgacttacAGCTTTTAAActgtatagtgtgtaatgttacaaaagctttttatttcagataaatgctgatctttctattcattaaagaatcctgcaaaaatgtactcaactgttttaagtattgataataattataataataaagatgtttcttgaacagcaaatcagcatattagaatgatttctgaaagattcatgtgacactggagtaatgatgctgaaaattgcactttgatcacaggaagaaattacattttaaagtatattaaaatagaaagcagttattttaaatagtaaaactactataaaattttactgtttttattctgtcatttgattaaacgcaggcttggtgaacaaaaaagaaatctttaaaatatatttaaaaaaacttctgactggtagtgtactgtaCACCGAATGTAGAGTATAACCAAAAATAGAAAGGCTACCTTTGCATCAGGATCTTTGATTTCCACATGCATGCCTAAACCAGGGGTGGACGGGAGAAAAGTGCCAGCCTGTTTGTCCCACAGCTGTGTTCTGTATCTCCCTAAATAGACACCAATATGTTTAGGATACCAACATTTGCAAAAGtgtcattaaaggaatagttcatttttgggtgaattatttctttaaaaatatattattttagtatACAGTACGTAGttcaggggtgcccaatcctgttcctggagatctacgtacctgcagactttagttccagtcctgctacaaaacacagctgtctgtaattatcaagtgctacctaagagattaattagctgcttcaggtgtgtttgatcagggttggagctgaactttgcaggatagtagatctccaggaacaggattgggcacccctgacGTAGATTATAGTAAAAATACACATgcactccctgctgaaaaaaacagctaaaaccagcctaggctggttggctggtcttagctggtttaagctggtctcccaggctggttttagctggtggtttcccagcctgaccaggctggaaaaatggccaaaacccctctaaaaccagcctgcctcccagctatgaccagctaaaaccaggctggttgaccagctaaaaccagccaaccagcctaggctggttttagctgtttttttttttttttcatcagggaGCTGTCTCCTGTCAATATCACTGTTATTTCTGATTACTATAAACAAACAGTAAATCCAGGTTGTAGCTGCTGGCAGGACAGAACTGGTTGCACCTGTACCTCAGGAACTCAAGCAGGATGCTGCACCTGCCACATCCTTGATCATGCTGATCTCCTAAAAGCCCTCCTTTATTTGCCCAGATGGACGCAGATATGCACTTCCATACTTCAGATTTGACTTTATATCAGCTGTCTTCGTGTTAAGTGTTTTAAATAAGACAAACCGTGAATTACTGTACTGATAAATCCAGATGGATGAATCAGCTAGCCGACAAAGCTAACCGATCACAGAGAGCCGATTTGACAATGGACGTACCGATCACCATGGTTTCGTCGGGTATTTCTTCAATAAAACATTTCTTCTCCGTCTCTCCGATGTGGAAATAAAGGCAGTGGCTTGGAGAAAGCCACGCAAATAGAAGCAAAAACCCGGTACAGGACACCACCGCCTTCATCTCCATCCAATCACCCCTCGCTCACTCAATCCAGGGATGAGAATCGATTTCAGAGTCGCTCGATTCTCAATAGTGGCCTTTGTTTAGTAAAAGTCCGCTCATGTTGACGAGTAGCATTTCTG
This window encodes:
- the tmed4 gene encoding transmembrane emp24 domain-containing protein 4, which produces MEMKAVVSCTGFLLLFAWLSPSHCLYFHIGETEKKCFIEEIPDETMVIGRYRTQLWDKQAGTFLPSTPGLGMHVEIKDPDAKIILSRQYGSDGRFTFTSHTPGEHQICLHSNSTKMALFAGGKLRVHLEIQVGEHTNNYPEIAAKDKLTELQLRVRQLLDQVEQIQKEQNYQRYREERFRMTSESTNQRVLWWSIAQTIILIITGIWQMRHLKSFFEAKKLV